In Perognathus longimembris pacificus isolate PPM17 chromosome 23, ASM2315922v1, whole genome shotgun sequence, a single genomic region encodes these proteins:
- the LOC125340316 gene encoding snRNA-activating protein complex subunit 5-like: protein MLSHLLELCKEEETVLHLKAALHDQLNRLKMLIHVDNEVSINQTALELSTRSHVVDEEVEEEEEESDS from the coding sequence ATGCTTAGCCACCTTCTGGAGCTGTGCAAGGAAGAGGAGACCGTGCTCCACCTAAAGGCCGCCCTTCACGACCAGCTAAACCGCCTCAAGATGTTAATCCATGTCGACAACGAAGTATCGATCAACCAGACTGCACTGGAGCTGAGCACAAGGAGCCACGTGGTGGatgaggaggtggaagaggaggaggaagaatctgattcctaA